The genomic window TTCGGATATGGTATCTACCGGCCCCACCGGGCGTCCCGACAGGAACTGTCCTCGTTACGCCGTGGGCCGGTGTTGTCGCTCGCCGACTCGTCCGTCGACTCGCGGCCAGCGTCGCATCGAGACCGCTCCTGTGAGGCCGATCGAGAGCGATGTTCGAACGCGTGCGTGAGGACGTGCGGGCGATGCGCGAGCGCGACCCCGCTGCGCAGGGGTGGCTCGAGGTCTGCCTCTGCTATCCGGGCCTGCACGCGGTCTGGGCCCACCGGCTCGCTCACCGCTGCTGGAGCGGCGGGGCCGGCCGTCGCCTGTTGGCGCGGCTGTTCTCCCACCTCGTTCGCCTGTTGACGGGCGTGGAGATCCATCCAGCCGCCGAGCTCGGCCGGCGGGTGACGATCGACCACGGAATGGGCGTCGTCATCGGCGAGACGGCCGAAATCGGCGACGACGTCCATATGTACCACGGCGTCACGCTCGGCGGCGACACCAACGCGCCGGTCAAGCGCCATCCGACGGTCGAGGACGGCGCGCAGTTAGGCGCGAACGCGACGCTGTTGGGCGAGATCACGATCGGCGAGGATGCCGCCGTCGGTGCCGGTTCGGTCGTCACTCAAGATGTCGAACCCGGCGCGACCGTCGTCGGCGTGCCGGCGGAGCGAGTCGACTAACCGAATGCTCTCGGCAACCGTTATCGATTCGAGACTTGGAGTTCTCAGTTATCACTGGGCAGGCGCGGAGCGAGGACCGACACCAACGCGTCCATGTCACGCGTCTGGTACCAGGCCGTCCCCGGGCCAGTGAACTCGAAGACGAGACCCTCACCGCTCAGTAGGGTCGATTTGAGATTACCGACCCGCCGGACCGAGTAGTCGACCTCGTCGTCCCAGGCGATCAGATGTTCGTTGTCCAAAACGTAGGACTCGCCGGCCGCCAGTTCGAGCTTCTCGAGGCCACCATATGCGTCGATGAAGGCCGTTCCGGTCCCTTTCAGTGCCAGTGGCGTCACACTGGCCTCACCCAACATCGACTTGAGGCCACCGATCTCTGAGTCGATGTCGATCCCCGCAGTCGCCGCGAGAAACGCCCCGTCAGTGGAGTACAGCGTCTCGTCCCGAAGCTCGTGAGGCATGACGTCGCCCGGTGACGGCGGAGCAAATGTCACCGTCCCCGGTTCGTCTTCGGCGGTGAATTCGTTGGCGAACGCCGACTCCCCACCCAGCAGCGACTTCGCCGAACTGAGGAGTCCGTCTCGACTCGTTCCGGTATCCATCGAGATGTTCACAGAGTGACCGACCATCGCACCTGGTTCAGCGATGACCGACTCACCCGGCTCCAGTGTCACGATCAAATGTGTGTACGACGGTCGATGTGTGAACTCGTAGTCCATTGGAGGGTCTTGCCAGAGCGATTCGCCGTAGTGTTAATTAAATTACCGACTACCCGGTTCGACCACTGAACAGTTTACACACGCCGGGATCGGATCGAGTGCCAGCCCGTTTCTGAATACCGAAATCGCGCTACTCCCTACTGCTATCCACCGTGGGCCGCTCAGATCAGCGGTTCGACCAACTCCTCGCCTGCCTCGAGCAACTCCCCTACCCGATCCTCGTCGGCGGCTTCGGCGTAGACCCGCAACACGGGCTCGGTGCCGCTCGGCCGGACCAGCAGCCACGAGCCGTCGGCGAGTTGGAGTTTGAACCCGTCTGCAGTATTGATTCCCTCGACCGCCGTTCCGGCGACGGTCTCGGGGATCACGTCCTCGAGGTCCGCGAGCACCCGCGATTTCTCGTCGTCGGGGCAGTCGATGCTGATCTTGTCCTGGACGACGGTGCCGTGCTCGGAGAGCAGCCGGTCCACCCGGTCGTCGAGCGGTTCCGCGGCGTGCATCGCGCCGGCGAGTACGGCCAAGAGGACGCCGTCTTTCTCGCGGACGTGGCCGCGAACGGTGAAGCCGCCGGACTCCTCGCCGCCGACCAGTGCATCGCCGTCGGCCATCGCCTCGGCGACCCACTTGAAGCCGACCGGGACTTCGCGGACGGTCTCGCCGTGGGCCTCGGCGACCCGGTCGATCAGGAAGGTGGTCGAGACGGACCGGACCGCCGCGCCCGACGCGTCCTCGAGCAGGTAGTCGTAGAGGGCGGCGAAAAACAGGTTCTCGTCCAGATAGCCGCGTTCGGGCGTGACGATGGCGATCCGGTCGGCATCGCCGTCGTTAGCGATTCCGAGATCGGCGTCGCTCCCGTCGTCGGTGACGGCCGCGATCAGGTCCGAGAGGTTCTCC from Natrinema versiforme includes these protein-coding regions:
- a CDS encoding TIGR00266 family protein, which codes for MDYEFTHRPSYTHLIVTLEPGESVIAEPGAMVGHSVNISMDTGTSRDGLLSSAKSLLGGESAFANEFTAEDEPGTVTFAPPSPGDVMPHELRDETLYSTDGAFLAATAGIDIDSEIGGLKSMLGEASVTPLALKGTGTAFIDAYGGLEKLELAAGESYVLDNEHLIAWDDEVDYSVRRVGNLKSTLLSGEGLVFEFTGPGTAWYQTRDMDALVSVLAPRLPSDN
- a CDS encoding phosphoglucomutase/phosphomannomutase family protein produces the protein METISFGTDGWRATLEEFTAPRVRMVGQAVATYLADEGLEGPVAVGYDARETSRGFAEELARVLCSNGFDVLLSDRDRPTPLIAYAIVDRDLAGGLVITASHNPPEYNGVKFIPEDGAPALPAVTDAIADRLAEPDPLPEAEHGTAREVDFAEPHADAALELVESITGSADLSGLGVAYDAMHGSGRGTTDALLERAGATLERYRCERDPEFGGGSPEPAAENLSDLIAAVTDDGSDADLGIANDGDADRIAIVTPERGYLDENLFFAALYDYLLEDASGAAVRSVSTTFLIDRVAEAHGETVREVPVGFKWVAEAMADGDALVGGEESGGFTVRGHVREKDGVLLAVLAGAMHAAEPLDDRVDRLLSEHGTVVQDKISIDCPDDEKSRVLADLEDVIPETVAGTAVEGINTADGFKLQLADGSWLLVRPSGTEPVLRVYAEAADEDRVGELLEAGEELVEPLI
- the cysE gene encoding serine O-acetyltransferase; translation: MFERVREDVRAMRERDPAAQGWLEVCLCYPGLHAVWAHRLAHRCWSGGAGRRLLARLFSHLVRLLTGVEIHPAAELGRRVTIDHGMGVVIGETAEIGDDVHMYHGVTLGGDTNAPVKRHPTVEDGAQLGANATLLGEITIGEDAAVGAGSVVTQDVEPGATVVGVPAERVD